In Candidatus Omnitrophota bacterium, the following are encoded in one genomic region:
- a CDS encoding terminase small subunit — translation MTPKQERFIQEYQVSGNATQAAIAAGYSEKSGKSIGTELLSNPTIRAELDRLQAERNAKHELTLERILIGLLKEAELPKSEGGTPSVRVAAWRAIADIGGFSAPQRIELDVTPLAARLETARKRVAALTPPEIPPSNDETDKEIPKENREKNAG, via the coding sequence ATGACGCCTAAACAGGAACGATTTATCCAGGAATATCAAGTTTCAGGTAATGCAACCCAAGCGGCTATTGCTGCGGGATACTCGGAAAAATCCGGTAAATCCATCGGAACTGAATTATTGTCTAATCCCACCATTCGCGCTGAATTAGATCGCCTCCAAGCCGAACGCAACGCCAAACACGAACTCACATTGGAACGAATCTTGATTGGTCTTCTCAAGGAAGCAGAACTCCCGAAAAGTGAAGGCGGTACGCCGTCCGTTAGAGTCGCAGCATGGAGAGCTATCGCGGATATAGGCGGCTTTTCCGCACCCCAACGAATCGAACTAGATGTTACCCCGCTCGCCGCGCGCCTTGAGACCGCGCGCAAGCGCGTCGCCGCCTTAACTCCACCCGAAATCCCTCCCTCGAACGATGAGACGGACAAGGAAATCCCAAAAGAAAATAGGGAAAAGAACGCAGGCTGA